In the genome of Arabidopsis thaliana chromosome 4, partial sequence, the window ATATCCTAATCAGTAATAATCTATTAAcactaaaaactaaaacaaaaaagtaataaatactactaacaaaactaaaatctattttcttttagctACTTCGAAGaaataatttggaaaaaataaaaaaattggtcaagaaatgtattttttttatatgaatctCTAATTATCGTAGGAAATAATTGTAGAAATAAGTTTCTTTTCTACAGATATATTTAAGACACCTAAATTAACCGCTCTATAATGTCATATATCATGTACAAACAAGATTTTCAAGTGCACGATCACATTtcacatatattaaatttgagttgtaataaacaaaatgacATTAAAGGCGAcaacaacaatatttttaaaaactctagatgtaaaaaacaaaattcaaaataaaacgcCATGTATAATTGATCCAAACACAATTCTCACATATAGCCGGATAGGAATATAGGCTATAGTCTATATAAAGCACTCCAATGgttaagaatatataattcaattttaataaaacatcGCAGCAATCGTGATCACGACGATTCCGACCAAGCCTGTTCCCGCGAGTTTGCTTGCGGCATCCTTGTCAGATTTGGGTGCTCCTAGAAATGACGAATCAAGTATTTTTAGTAAAACTTGTGTCAAATTGAGAAATCTTTTTACAATCTCAACCTtcgattttaattttttaaaaatgcttAACATTTTCCTCATACTTTACGataaattttatcaaacttaacaaaacatattagAATTGTTCCTTACCTGGAACAGGTGCTGCCGTCTTCGGCAAAGGAGCCTGGGctacaaaatacaaaaggacaacaaaaatcacattatcaaaTATGAACTGACCTGGTTACAAAATATATCTACAATGTGTATGTTTCTTTGCTAAATAAAACTAGCAGCAACAATAATGTGGTGGCAAAGCTGCAAATAAATGATGTATTCTTTTTATCTAtgatataaacatatatatgagacTTGTTTTAAAAGAGATAAATGGCATTTAAGgcgacaacaacaacaatatttgGCTATCTAATGTTTTAATGCATGTATTCTACAAAAGTTATAACCAAAATGTTACCGGCAGTTTCGGAACACAAGTTGGGATCAGTGGTGAGTCCACAAGTTTTGGAGAAAAGAGCATTGAAGTCGGTGACATTGAAAGGGATCAACAACATTGGACTTTTGATGAAACCGCAAAGACAAGATAGCTGAGTTGTCAACGCCGTCTCTACGGCTGTGCAGCATTCCTGCGACGGAGGTCCTCGCTGAGTAATTGCCGGAAGACAAACAGCCAAACCAGCCGCACAGTTCATAGCTTCGTTGACTGAAGGACTAGGAGCCAGCGGAATATGAGGTCCCTGTCCTGAAACAGTCGTAGCTGCCACTAGCAATGTGGCTAGGAGTAAGATCAAGGTGGTGGTTTGAGCCATTATTAATCGTGGGAGAatcgttttcttttgtttttgatgcttCCTTAATTAGTATGTATATACACAATCAACCGTGAAAGTTATTGACTTAGTGATAGGGTTATGTCAGCTTGTGGTATATGTATACTTCTAATTGGCATAGTTTATTCGTGGACTTTTGTAACACAAAGACATATTCTGTTCCAAATTTGAAACAGATATTTATATCTGGCATAATAATATAAGTACATCCAGTGAACTAATTACTAATTCACGGACATTTTATTAGGAAAGGACCCGGCAAAGAAAATGATTGACAATATGAATTGCCctggaaaataataataaaaatatagaaagaacCATGATGCACGTCAGAATTCGAAATTAGAATTAGCTAATGTAAtcaactattattttttttcttaatataaaaCCTATGTTCAAAGTGGTTCATACGGTCACTATGAATCTATGATAGTTTACTTCGCCGGCATTGAAAATGCTGAATAGTAGTGaaaagttatttttaaaacatagtTGGTGCGATGAAGAACAAATTGACAAAGAAATGGtaatatctatctataataaTCTGCCAATGCTAGAATATGTGGAGCCGCAAAATGGTGGAAACCGCCAGAAAAGTTTGTAAGAGTTTTTACATTTGTGTTATTGCTGACTAAgcttcttagtttttttttatttagtgaCAAaccattaaattttattatatgacAAAAACGCATGCTATGGTTTCGAGTTTACGGGATTACGGGCTTCGACCCAGAATCTCCtggtattcaaaaaaaaaaaaaaaaaagacaaatgatatgctaagaaaaaataagaaaagtaaagagagatgttttttttttggtgagaaaataaaaagaaatgttaagataacattaaaaaggttattttaatagtatactattttattttattttgaacaaCAACTCTTCTATTAGAATTAGGTTTCCATACAAGAGGCCAAAAGAGCAGTTTTTGCTAATGCATTGGCTTGCTGATTGTTTTCTCTAGGAGTAAAATTGAAAGAACAACAGATGAAATTAGATGATAAAACTTGGTTTAGCCGTttaaaagtataatattaCAATACACATTTAATAGGTTAAATTCTTTGGTTTAGCCGTTTAGGGAGGGATTACGGGGATTGGGGTGGTCGGATTGGATTGGGAATTTTGGAAgggtttgatatttttctaaattccTGTTATTCAATTGATTGGAAGGGTGGTCTCTCTCAAAAGTCAAATCTTAGAATTTACTTAAATAATCATTAATTCAAAGTTACTGAAACCTATTCTTATTTAATCAGTACTTTGTAAAAAGCATATTAAATCCTGTATTAATCAAATTTAGTcagtttttaaagaaaatgtttttgaagcATTTTATGACTCTTCATATTATCATAtagatattttaattaaaaagtgtACAAAAAATCATACATAGAGGGTCCGATTGGTAACCTACGAAGGAATACAAAGAATGAAGAGGAACATGActaaaaaagaacaaaaaagaaaagaaaaaatgataaaataggAATGAAAAGGAATCAGTGTAGAGGAAAAATAGAACAAATGTTACTGtaaatgataacaaaaaatagaataaatagtaacaaaaattaaaaataaagaaattattttctaaattaaatagTCACGTTATCacctatgtttttttcttctaactttccataaattaatttttaattaataaatatttaatttgttttcctgTTTGTTCTTCATCAAATTTGGGAAGGAACAGTTTTCTTGTACGATTCCTCAAAAAATAAGGAATGATTAGGAATAGTGTAGGGTCCACATGTTACAATTTGGGAAAAAAATTCCTGCTGAATggtgaaaaagaagaggaacaTGTTATTCCTACCCattcattttctaaaaagtGGTCACCAATGGGActcacagttttttttttttttttttttggcaaagcATACATACAGTCTAagacattaataaaatttgccAGTTGGGAGAGATtctaatcaaattaataaaacaaaaacgcTGGGACCTTTTATCAATATGTCTGTagtcttttattttcttagtaaattattttcattgttaCATGATTACATAAATCAGTGGTTATGTAAATATCAGAttctactctttttctttgtcaataTAAATATCCACCACGTCAGCAaacaattagggtttttgaagTAATACAAATAGGTTTCGAGTGGGGACTTACCCAATCTTCTTCAGGCAAATTTGTTTTCGTCGCAAACTTTCCTTTATGGCGGCTCGTTCGAGGATTCTTCAATTTCATCGCTTCTCGCTTCGTCGTCGTCTATCACTATGCCCGGCCAAAAAGGGAGGTTTAGCTCGTGAGTTTCCGtaaattttaatagatttagCATCGAATATCCGaattattcatgttttttctGTTGTCTAGGTTTTATCTCTTGAAGcgtttttttggttgtaaaTTAACAATTTCAAGAGACTTAATAATATTTagtgatttttctttttttttgtgtgtggaaaTGATCAGATCTAATAGGATCTTGAAGTGTTCTAGGGTTCTTATTGAGTTATGTAATAATCA includes:
- a CDS encoding Bifunctional inhibitor/lipid-transfer protein/seed storage 2S albumin superfamily protein (Bifunctional inhibitor/lipid-transfer protein/seed storage 2S albumin superfamily protein; CONTAINS InterPro DOMAIN/s: Bifunctional inhibitor/plant lipid transfer protein/seed storage (InterPro:IPR016140), Plant lipid transfer protein/seed storage/trypsin-alpha amylase inhibitor (InterPro:IPR003612); BEST Arabidopsis thaliana protein match is: Bifunctional inhibitor/lipid-transfer protein/seed storage 2S albumin superfamily protein (TAIR:AT1G62790.2); Has 204 Blast hits to 204 proteins in 18 species: Archae - 0; Bacteria - 0; Metazoa - 0; Fungi - 0; Plants - 204; Viruses - 0; Other Eukaryotes - 0 (source: NCBI BLink).); protein product: MAQTTTLILLLATLLVAATTVSGQGPHIPLAPSPSVNEAMNCAAGLAVCLPAITQRGPPSQECCTAVETALTTQLSCLCGFIKSPMLLIPFNVTDFNALFSKTCGLTTDPNLCSETAAQAPLPKTAAPVPGAPKSDKDAASKLAGTGLVGIVVITIAAMFY